One window from the genome of Thermococcus sp. encodes:
- a CDS encoding sulfide/dihydroorotate dehydrogenase-like FAD/NAD-binding protein: protein MGYKITAKRDLSPIDYFVEVEAPHVAKAWKPGQFVVFILHERGERVPMSVYRAEEGRVGMFIRKLGKTSLQLYYEFNVGDELYSVVGPLGKPIKVKYYGNVVFASDAVCGQAENYATLKAMKEAGNYTISIQSFENKQNVYPEEFLAKSVADEHYITTDDGSVGRKGHYLDVVKELIEKDKVDIIFAGGKLGSLAKLAELTRPYGIPTITTVRQIMVDGTGMCGSCRILYDGQIKFACRDGPMFNAHKVDWEDVIRRNSRFVEQERLAKERYLAELRAKGVI from the coding sequence ATGGGATATAAGATCACGGCAAAGCGGGATTTAAGCCCGATTGATTACTTCGTAGAGGTCGAGGCACCCCACGTGGCGAAAGCATGGAAGCCCGGCCAGTTCGTCGTCTTCATACTCCACGAGAGGGGCGAGAGGGTTCCTATGTCCGTTTACAGGGCCGAGGAAGGAAGGGTTGGAATGTTCATCAGGAAGCTCGGTAAGACGAGCTTACAGCTCTACTACGAGTTCAACGTCGGAGACGAGCTCTACAGCGTGGTGGGCCCCCTAGGGAAGCCGATAAAAGTGAAGTACTACGGCAACGTCGTCTTCGCCTCAGATGCAGTCTGCGGGCAGGCCGAAAACTATGCCACGCTGAAGGCCATGAAGGAAGCGGGAAACTACACGATATCGATACAGAGCTTTGAGAACAAGCAGAACGTCTATCCGGAGGAGTTCCTCGCTAAGTCCGTTGCAGATGAGCACTACATAACCACAGATGACGGGAGCGTCGGGAGGAAGGGACACTACCTCGACGTCGTGAAGGAGCTCATCGAGAAAGACAAAGTCGACATAATCTTCGCAGGCGGGAAGCTCGGTTCTCTAGCAAAGCTGGCAGAGCTCACGAGGCCCTACGGAATACCGACGATAACCACCGTGAGGCAGATAATGGTCGACGGAACCGGCATGTGCGGTTCGTGCAGGATACTCTACGACGGCCAGATAAAGTTCGCCTGCAGGGACGGCCCGATGTTCAACGCCCACAAGGTAGACTGGGAGGACGTCATCAGGAGGAACTCCCGCTTCGTGGAGCAGGAGAGGCTCGCAAAGGAGCGCTATCTGGCAGAACTCAGGGCGAAGGGGGTGATCTGA